In Synechococcus sp. CB0101, a genomic segment contains:
- a CDS encoding response regulator transcription factor — protein MTASPSTTAQVLRCLIVEDQVMFLQLLRSMLEAVPGLSVVASATTQADAIAFCRSDDPPDLVILDLALPDGDGLAVAQALAEHHPNPQVVVLSGQASSFVCPAALQPLIAGVVDKTSAFHQLTSVLERCLPQSAEPLTPRQQEIYGLIGQGLTNKEIAKTTNLSIATVETHRKAIAQKLGVSGAELVRQASLLGRLNTAES, from the coding sequence ATGACGGCATCACCATCCACGACAGCCCAGGTTCTGCGCTGCCTGATCGTGGAAGACCAGGTGATGTTCCTGCAGCTGCTCCGCTCGATGCTGGAGGCCGTCCCAGGCCTGAGCGTGGTGGCATCAGCCACCACCCAAGCCGACGCCATCGCCTTCTGCCGCAGCGATGATCCGCCTGATCTCGTGATTCTTGACCTGGCCTTACCAGACGGCGATGGTCTAGCCGTGGCCCAAGCCTTGGCGGAGCATCACCCAAACCCTCAGGTGGTGGTGCTCTCCGGCCAAGCCAGCAGCTTTGTCTGCCCGGCGGCGTTGCAACCCCTGATCGCAGGCGTGGTCGACAAAACCTCCGCGTTCCATCAGCTCACCAGCGTGCTGGAGCGCTGCCTGCCCCAGAGCGCTGAACCCCTCACGCCCCGCCAGCAGGAGATCTATGGCCTGATCGGCCAAGGGCTCACCAACAAGGAAATCGCCAAGACCACCAACCTCTCCATCGCCACGGTGGAAACCCACCGCAAGGCCATCGCCCAGAAGCTGGGGGTGAGCGGTGCAGAGCTGGTGCGGCAAGCCTCGCTTCTGGGCCGCCTGAACACCGCGGAGAGCTGA
- the aroQ gene encoding type II 3-dehydroquinate dehydratase, with protein MRVLLLNGPNLNLLGLREPGLYGADTLEAIEAELARQATGLGVELDCFQSNHEGALIDRIHAARGGVDGILINAGAFTHTSIAIRDALLGVAIPFVELHLSNVHAREAFRHHSVLADKAVGVICGFGAASYGLALQGLVQRLRQEASA; from the coding sequence ATGCGGGTGCTGCTGCTGAATGGACCCAACCTCAATCTGTTGGGGCTGCGTGAACCTGGCCTCTACGGAGCCGACACCCTCGAGGCGATCGAAGCCGAGCTGGCTCGCCAGGCCACAGGGCTCGGCGTGGAGCTGGACTGCTTCCAGAGCAACCACGAAGGTGCGCTGATCGATCGCATCCATGCCGCCCGGGGCGGGGTGGACGGAATCCTGATCAATGCCGGGGCGTTCACCCACACCTCCATCGCCATCCGCGATGCCCTGCTGGGTGTGGCGATTCCCTTCGTTGAGCTGCACCTGAGCAACGTGCATGCCCGTGAGGCCTTCCGCCATCACTCCGTTCTGGCTGACAAGGCCGTCGGGGTGATCTGCGGCTTCGGGGCCGCCAGTTATGGCCTGGCCCTGCAGGGGCTGGTGCAGCGCCTGCGCCAAGAGGCCTCGGCATGA
- a CDS encoding tRNA-(ms[2]io[6]A)-hydroxylase yields MTALLDNPTARVKWLAAASSASWLEQANARPDLVLIDHAHCERKAAGVALQLMFRYPSDEALGAALSPLAREELEHFELVLQLLQRRGIPLRPLPAPAYGATLTASVRKGEPERRLDSFLVAGLIEARSHERMALLAAHSPDPELRALYGELLASEARHFGLYWCLCEERFGREATVARLQELAVVETLALTGDLADPQDVRMHSVGVQTR; encoded by the coding sequence ATGACCGCTCTGCTGGACAACCCCACAGCCCGCGTGAAATGGCTGGCCGCGGCCAGCAGCGCGAGCTGGCTGGAGCAGGCCAACGCCCGCCCGGATTTGGTGTTGATCGACCACGCCCACTGCGAGCGCAAAGCGGCGGGTGTGGCCTTGCAGCTGATGTTCCGCTATCCCTCCGATGAAGCCCTGGGGGCCGCCCTGAGCCCGCTGGCCCGCGAGGAACTGGAACATTTCGAGCTGGTGCTCCAGCTGTTGCAGCGTCGCGGGATCCCCTTGCGCCCCCTGCCGGCACCGGCCTATGGCGCCACTCTTACGGCTTCGGTGCGCAAAGGCGAGCCGGAGCGGAGGCTCGATTCCTTTTTAGTGGCGGGCCTGATCGAGGCCCGCAGCCATGAGCGCATGGCGCTGCTGGCGGCCCACAGCCCCGATCCCGAGCTGCGGGCGCTCTATGGAGAACTGCTGGCCAGCGAAGCCCGGCACTTCGGTCTTTATTGGTGTCTGTGCGAAGAGCGCTTTGGCCGTGAGGCCACGGTGGCGCGGCTCCAGGAGTTGGCGGTGGTGGAAACCCTTGCCTTGACAGGGGACCTGGCTGATCCTCAAGACGTGCGCATGCATTCGGTTGGGGTCCAAACACGCTGA
- a CDS encoding site-specific integrase, whose amino-acid sequence MAEELNATPTIGGGRIYQRKEGGSWQFCLWVEGEGRIRKSLKTSDKSLALREAERLTLDARAAQMAGNKVLASTLAQCLAHYEEHQDERMLLGEIRSVDNARYKVRFLQRVLTEMFGLERPISTITQKDWDAFIPYRGRQGAALDTIRAECCLIRNFCRFSRQYGCQVVPELFVKVPKSQRSRRTETFTSEEFHTLVWKLEDFVAPDTEDGLYLRDWGLGAAKAREKMPKVVNQDLERSRRELLRFFVLVAAASGCRPHELAGEEQGSLRWRDVEFKDVLVTVSLSQKEPTPKTVAILKIRKQTKTGERSVPMVGGKYLKALKAWSRFSGPDDYVFADQYGIRAGKPPYMDSLRLQWRELLRRMKFTRFKPDLYSLRHYFATQRLQSGAPPYLVAKTLGHSIQELTNVYSHVLMENEGVIRQVWRDNTPQELQDIGLVVSEPWELR is encoded by the coding sequence ATGGCTGAGGAACTGAATGCCACACCGACCATCGGCGGTGGGCGGATCTACCAACGGAAGGAGGGAGGCTCCTGGCAGTTCTGCCTCTGGGTGGAAGGTGAGGGGCGGATCCGCAAGTCTCTGAAGACCTCGGACAAGTCCCTGGCTCTGAGAGAGGCGGAGCGACTGACGCTCGATGCCCGTGCCGCTCAGATGGCTGGGAACAAGGTGCTGGCCTCAACGCTTGCCCAGTGCCTCGCTCACTATGAGGAGCACCAGGACGAGCGGATGCTTCTGGGCGAGATCCGCTCAGTAGATAACGCTCGGTACAAGGTCCGCTTCTTGCAGCGAGTGTTGACCGAGATGTTCGGTCTCGAGAGGCCCATATCCACCATTACTCAGAAGGACTGGGACGCCTTCATCCCCTACAGAGGGAGACAGGGGGCAGCCTTGGACACGATTCGGGCTGAGTGCTGCCTGATCCGTAACTTCTGTCGCTTCTCCCGACAGTACGGGTGTCAGGTCGTGCCAGAACTGTTCGTGAAGGTCCCGAAGTCCCAGCGGTCCAGGCGAACAGAGACCTTCACCTCAGAGGAGTTTCACACTCTGGTCTGGAAGCTGGAGGACTTTGTCGCTCCTGACACCGAGGACGGTCTTTATCTCAGGGATTGGGGACTGGGTGCTGCCAAGGCCAGGGAGAAGATGCCGAAGGTTGTCAATCAGGACTTGGAACGGTCACGGCGAGAGTTGCTCCGGTTCTTCGTTTTGGTCGCTGCTGCCTCAGGGTGCCGCCCACACGAATTGGCGGGCGAAGAGCAGGGGAGTCTCCGATGGAGAGATGTCGAGTTCAAGGACGTGCTGGTTACTGTTTCTCTCTCACAGAAAGAGCCCACGCCAAAGACCGTCGCTATCCTCAAGATCAGAAAGCAAACGAAGACCGGTGAGCGCTCGGTCCCGATGGTTGGAGGCAAGTACCTCAAGGCGCTGAAGGCCTGGAGTCGTTTCAGTGGTCCAGACGATTATGTATTTGCAGATCAGTACGGAATCCGAGCCGGCAAGCCCCCGTATATGGATTCTCTGAGGCTTCAGTGGAGGGAGTTGTTGAGGCGGATGAAGTTCACACGGTTCAAGCCAGATCTCTACTCCCTTCGTCACTACTTCGCAACTCAGAGGCTGCAGTCGGGAGCGCCTCCGTACCTGGTCGCCAAGACGCTTGGGCATTCCATTCAGGAACTCACCAATGTCTACTCTCATGTTCTGATGGAGAATGAGGGTGTTATTCGACAGGTTTGGAGGGACAACACTCCTCAGGAGTTGCAGGATATTGGACTGGTTGTGTCGGAGCCCTGGGAGCTTCGCTGA
- a CDS encoding galactose oxidase has protein sequence MTASSDCETWPYLDVGVLRPSRSRKVCMTCHWFRHHAGAECIPVLTCQLHRGQIAQGEHLIRRCQGWTDDMVRQRGWAPEAG, from the coding sequence GTGACTGCAAGCAGTGACTGCGAGACCTGGCCGTATCTGGACGTGGGCGTCCTGCGCCCCAGCCGGAGCCGCAAGGTCTGCATGACCTGCCATTGGTTCAGGCACCACGCCGGAGCCGAGTGCATCCCGGTGCTCACCTGCCAGCTGCACCGCGGCCAGATCGCCCAGGGCGAACACCTGATCCGCCGCTGCCAGGGCTGGACGGATGACATGGTTCGCCAACGGGGTTGGGCGCCGGAGGCGGGCTGA
- a CDS encoding DUF1651 domain-containing protein: protein MFVQKGQRIPSAPAEGWLSDGRQVLHFKPAIWNQWQQELEITSGQVLRDQAVPLLQRRVRLSRERAVELWRQRLAEGWKPCTPQWQPPPLLEPRWGR from the coding sequence GTGTTCGTTCAGAAGGGTCAGCGGATTCCGTCGGCTCCGGCTGAGGGCTGGCTGAGTGATGGCCGCCAAGTCCTGCACTTCAAGCCCGCGATCTGGAATCAGTGGCAGCAGGAGCTGGAGATCACCAGCGGCCAGGTGTTGCGGGATCAAGCAGTGCCGTTGCTGCAGCGGCGTGTGCGCCTCAGCCGCGAGCGAGCGGTTGAGCTCTGGCGTCAGCGCCTGGCGGAGGGGTGGAAACCGTGCACGCCGCAATGGCAACCACCGCCACTGCTGGAGCCGAGATGGGGACGCTGA
- a CDS encoding DMT family transporter: protein MRLHADSQARAQWAGLIAAVLFGCSAPVISTLTNAGSALSLAGLLYGGAALVLWPLRLVQPTATQESPVQPSDWKALAALTLLGGVIGPLALVHGLALLPAASSSLLLNLETVFTLLIAVVIGKEHLGQRGLHAAALTLAGAAVLSSGSLAGSTWPGTALIALATLAWGIDNNISQRLSLRDPLQIASFKAIGAALPMLALAWALAWALGERFPAPAQMALVLLSGALGYGLSIWLDLLALRALGAAREAVIFATVPVVGALFSVVVLRNALTLPLAMAAGLMVAGFVLLLRDEHSHRHHHAVQRHHHRHRHDPNDPDPHHNHAHPSDPQRAQPDDRPYWHAHEHEHEELEHKHPHLSDAHHRHRHQ, encoded by the coding sequence ATGCGCCTGCACGCTGATTCGCAGGCGCGAGCCCAGTGGGCCGGGCTGATCGCTGCCGTGCTGTTCGGTTGCAGTGCTCCAGTGATCAGCACGCTCACGAACGCAGGCTCGGCCCTCAGCCTGGCTGGGCTGCTCTATGGCGGTGCGGCCTTGGTGCTTTGGCCGCTGCGCTTGGTGCAGCCCACGGCGACGCAGGAATCCCCTGTGCAACCGAGCGATTGGAAGGCTCTGGCGGCGTTGACCTTGCTAGGCGGGGTGATCGGCCCTCTAGCCCTGGTGCATGGCCTGGCTCTGTTGCCCGCTGCCTCCAGTTCGCTCCTGCTCAATCTGGAAACGGTGTTCACCTTGTTGATTGCTGTTGTGATCGGCAAGGAACATCTGGGCCAGCGTGGCTTGCATGCCGCTGCGCTCACCCTCGCCGGCGCCGCCGTGCTCTCAAGCGGATCGCTGGCAGGAAGCACCTGGCCTGGCACCGCGTTAATCGCTCTGGCCACCCTCGCCTGGGGCATCGACAACAACATCAGCCAACGGTTGTCGCTCCGGGACCCATTGCAGATCGCCAGCTTCAAAGCGATCGGAGCCGCCCTGCCGATGCTCGCGCTGGCGTGGGCGCTGGCGTGGGCGCTGGGGGAGCGCTTTCCGGCGCCTGCCCAGATGGCTCTGGTGCTGCTGAGTGGAGCGCTGGGCTATGGCCTCTCGATCTGGCTGGATCTGTTGGCACTGCGTGCCCTTGGTGCTGCCCGGGAAGCCGTGATCTTTGCCACGGTGCCGGTCGTTGGGGCGCTCTTCTCTGTGGTGGTGTTGCGCAACGCGCTCACCCTGCCATTGGCGATGGCCGCAGGACTGATGGTCGCCGGTTTCGTTCTGCTTCTCAGGGACGAGCACAGCCACAGGCATCACCACGCGGTGCAGCGCCATCACCATCGCCACCGCCATGACCCGAACGACCCCGATCCCCATCACAACCACGCCCATCCTTCAGATCCTCAACGGGCTCAACCAGACGATCGGCCGTATTGGCATGCCCATGAACATGAGCACGAGGAGCTTGAGCACAAGCATCCCCACCTGAGCGACGCACATCATCGTCACAGGCACCAATGA
- a CDS encoding efflux RND transporter periplasmic adaptor subunit, whose product MANTLLRTIAMFTGKLDASPPRAWWNANRAVALPVVFGASVLLAFGLGRHSRSPNSTTAQTESAQVSGENRTIALTQQQLRQAGLTLIRPELSTTIERPITGFVEAQVGARAQVGMPVAGQVMRLLVAPGQRVQAGTVLAEVRSPEAAAIRAEADGSAATAQSLEQQYQRALPMARQGALAWHELETRRIASVKASTDARSAQARVRAIGSPTSAGVLQIRSPIAGTVAALDATPGSVLQAGSDLAEITDTSGRELRFMVSPLLAANLRSDQVLRVTAGSQELRARVVAVAPDSASTNRVMIVRAMPVSEALPPAGTAVTAFALVPSSERQFTVPRQAVQLLNGEPVVYRYQRGSAQPVRVVLGPARSDRVEIVQGLQGGEQILSGNTAVLLQGDAPAR is encoded by the coding sequence ATGGCCAACACCCTTCTGCGAACGATCGCCATGTTCACCGGAAAGCTCGATGCCAGCCCTCCCAGGGCCTGGTGGAACGCCAACCGCGCTGTGGCCTTGCCCGTCGTGTTCGGGGCGTCTGTGCTGCTTGCCTTCGGCCTCGGCCGCCACAGCCGATCACCGAACAGCACAACAGCGCAAACCGAATCAGCCCAGGTTTCAGGGGAGAACCGGACCATTGCCCTCACGCAGCAGCAACTGCGCCAGGCGGGCTTGACGCTGATCCGGCCTGAACTGAGCACCACCATCGAGCGGCCGATCACCGGATTTGTGGAAGCCCAGGTGGGTGCACGCGCCCAGGTGGGGATGCCGGTGGCGGGCCAGGTGATGCGCTTGCTCGTGGCTCCGGGACAAAGGGTGCAGGCCGGAACTGTGCTGGCCGAGGTGCGTAGCCCGGAGGCGGCAGCGATCCGCGCTGAAGCCGACGGCTCCGCTGCAACGGCGCAGTCGCTGGAGCAGCAGTATCAGCGGGCCCTGCCGATGGCACGCCAGGGTGCCCTGGCCTGGCATGAGCTCGAAACACGGCGGATCGCCAGCGTGAAGGCGAGCACAGATGCCCGCTCGGCGCAGGCGAGGGTCCGGGCCATCGGTTCTCCCACCAGCGCTGGTGTTCTCCAGATCCGCAGCCCGATCGCCGGCACGGTGGCCGCGCTGGATGCCACCCCGGGATCGGTGTTGCAGGCCGGCAGTGATCTGGCGGAGATCACCGATACATCGGGCCGTGAACTCCGCTTCATGGTGTCGCCGCTGTTGGCCGCCAACCTGAGAAGCGATCAGGTGCTGCGCGTGACAGCAGGAAGCCAGGAGTTGCGCGCACGGGTGGTGGCCGTGGCGCCGGATTCCGCCAGCACCAACCGCGTGATGATCGTGCGCGCCATGCCCGTGTCAGAGGCTTTACCCCCCGCTGGCACAGCGGTGACGGCCTTTGCCCTGGTGCCGTCGAGCGAGCGGCAATTCACCGTGCCGCGGCAGGCGGTGCAACTGCTGAATGGTGAGCCGGTGGTTTATCGCTATCAGCGCGGCTCGGCCCAGCCGGTTCGGGTGGTGCTCGGGCCAGCCCGATCGGATCGGGTGGAGATTGTGCAGGGGTTACAGGGCGGTGAGCAGATCCTCAGTGGCAACACGGCTGTGTTGCTCCAGGGCGATGCGCCTGCACGCTGA
- a CDS encoding efflux RND transporter permease subunit, translated as MIETLLNTTLRFSIARRWLVVVAAVVVSLAGLVMLRQMPLDVFPQFAPPQVDVQITADGLSPEEVETRITLPVESALNGIAGVETVRSSSKAGLSMVQVVFNQNADIYRARQSVSERMQQVEAQLPANAAAPEISPLVSPLGTILQYAFTVEPGGTTSLMDLHQLVLRSYRNPILAVPGVAQITVYGGEEAQHQVLLDPQELQVKGVSLKAVMQGVSAAMSTSPGGFLVGGGQERLIRPLAQIQQTSDLADVAVTDQQGRPVLLSTLAEVKRRPALKRGDASFNGQPAVVLMVIKQPDVDTPTVTRAVEQRIAELNRTLPTDVRVRRTFRQSNFIDTALRNVSESLLLGIVIVSLVIVAFLMNWRAAVITLSAIPLSLLVGLMLMKAFGLGLNTMTLGGLVVAIGSVVDDSIVDMENCYRGLRRNQSSPTPRSPLQVVFDTSVEVRQPVLFSTLIIAVVFAPIFSLTGVEGRIFAPMGLAYLFSIGASTLVAVTLSPALCAILLAPVQLPPENTWIANRCERIYRPWLAMALAQPQRLLAIALSLVVGTALILPSLGRVFLPEFREQSLVNSMVLYPGVSLEMTNRAGLALTRSLQDSPLVEWVQLRTGRAPGDADGAGVNLAHVDVELSAKAMDNRPAAIAELRKAFLKIPGVAPNIGGFISHRMDEVLSGVRSAIAIKIYGTDLAELRRLGEAVVKVVEPIEGVVDLQLEPQLPIPQIQIHYDRPLAAALGLSIEDLAQAVEIALNGKVAGHVVEAGVRSDVLVQLNAASRSSLDAIRALPVAFSNGMTVPLGSVAWVEEGLGNNIVNREDVSRLIVVSANVSGRALGSVVRDIQRAVAREVRLPQGYAIRYGGQFESEERATGSLVLYSLVAAVVITLLMITAVKSLPATVAIMLNLPLALVGGVVAVLLSGAVLSVASLIGFITLFGVAVRNGLLLVDNYNRRHAAGQPVHTVIEEGSLERLNAILMTALSSALGTLPLAVAFGAGSEILQPLAVVLLGGLITSTALTLLVIPALYARFGRWLLPTPQLSSLSSDL; from the coding sequence ATGATCGAAACGCTGCTCAACACCACCCTGCGCTTCTCCATCGCCCGCCGCTGGCTGGTGGTGGTGGCCGCCGTGGTGGTCAGCCTTGCTGGCCTGGTGATGCTCCGCCAGATGCCGCTGGATGTGTTCCCGCAGTTCGCCCCACCGCAGGTGGATGTGCAGATCACAGCTGACGGCCTGTCGCCGGAGGAGGTGGAAACGCGCATCACCCTGCCGGTGGAATCGGCGCTGAATGGCATCGCCGGCGTGGAGACCGTGCGCTCCTCCTCCAAGGCGGGGCTCTCCATGGTGCAGGTGGTGTTCAACCAGAACGCCGACATCTACCGGGCTCGCCAATCGGTGTCCGAGCGGATGCAGCAGGTGGAGGCCCAGTTGCCGGCTAATGCCGCTGCGCCGGAGATCTCCCCGTTGGTGTCACCCCTGGGCACGATCCTTCAGTACGCCTTCACGGTGGAACCCGGCGGCACCACGTCGCTGATGGATCTGCACCAGCTGGTGCTGCGCTCCTATCGCAACCCGATCCTGGCGGTGCCTGGGGTGGCGCAGATCACCGTCTACGGCGGTGAGGAAGCGCAGCATCAGGTGCTCCTTGATCCGCAGGAACTGCAGGTGAAAGGGGTCAGCCTCAAGGCGGTGATGCAGGGGGTCTCGGCAGCGATGTCCACCAGCCCGGGAGGCTTCCTGGTGGGCGGCGGCCAGGAGCGCCTGATCCGGCCTCTGGCTCAGATCCAGCAGACAAGCGATCTGGCGGATGTAGCGGTGACCGATCAGCAGGGCCGACCTGTGCTCCTCTCCACCCTGGCGGAAGTCAAGCGAAGACCGGCTTTGAAGCGGGGGGACGCCAGTTTCAACGGTCAACCGGCGGTGGTGCTGATGGTGATCAAGCAGCCGGATGTGGATACGCCAACGGTCACCCGTGCGGTGGAGCAGCGCATCGCTGAACTCAATCGCACCCTGCCGACGGATGTACGGGTGAGGCGCACCTTCCGGCAGAGCAATTTCATCGACACCGCGCTGCGCAATGTGAGCGAATCGCTGTTGCTCGGGATTGTGATCGTGTCGCTGGTGATCGTGGCTTTTCTGATGAACTGGCGCGCCGCCGTGATCACCCTCAGCGCCATTCCCCTATCGCTGTTGGTTGGCCTGATGTTGATGAAGGCCTTCGGCCTGGGCCTCAACACCATGACCCTGGGCGGTTTGGTGGTGGCGATCGGCTCGGTGGTCGACGACTCGATCGTCGACATGGAGAACTGCTACCGCGGTCTGCGCCGCAATCAGAGCAGTCCCACACCACGGTCGCCGCTGCAGGTGGTGTTCGACACCTCGGTGGAGGTGCGTCAGCCGGTGCTGTTCTCCACCCTGATCATCGCGGTGGTGTTTGCCCCGATCTTCTCGCTCACGGGGGTGGAGGGCCGCATCTTTGCGCCGATGGGCCTGGCCTATCTCTTCTCGATCGGTGCCTCCACCCTGGTGGCGGTGACGCTCTCGCCAGCTCTCTGCGCCATTTTGCTGGCGCCGGTGCAACTGCCCCCCGAGAACACCTGGATCGCCAACCGCTGCGAGCGGATCTATCGGCCCTGGCTGGCGATGGCCCTGGCGCAACCGCAGCGCCTGCTCGCGATCGCCCTGAGCCTGGTGGTGGGCACCGCGCTGATCCTGCCCAGCCTGGGCCGGGTGTTCCTGCCGGAGTTCCGCGAGCAGTCGCTGGTGAATTCGATGGTGCTCTATCCAGGTGTGTCGCTGGAGATGACCAATCGCGCCGGCCTGGCGCTGACGCGCTCGCTGCAGGACAGCCCGCTTGTGGAGTGGGTGCAGCTGCGCACCGGCCGCGCCCCCGGCGATGCCGACGGAGCCGGGGTGAACCTGGCCCACGTGGATGTGGAGCTGAGCGCCAAAGCGATGGACAACAGGCCCGCCGCGATTGCGGAACTGCGCAAGGCCTTCCTGAAGATTCCCGGTGTGGCCCCGAACATCGGTGGCTTCATCTCGCACCGCATGGATGAGGTGCTCTCCGGTGTGCGCAGCGCCATCGCCATCAAGATCTACGGCACCGATCTGGCGGAGTTGCGGCGCCTCGGCGAAGCCGTGGTGAAGGTGGTGGAGCCGATTGAGGGGGTGGTGGATCTGCAGCTTGAGCCGCAACTGCCCATCCCCCAGATCCAGATCCACTACGACCGCCCCCTGGCGGCTGCCCTCGGGCTGAGCATCGAGGACTTAGCCCAGGCCGTGGAGATCGCTCTCAACGGCAAGGTGGCGGGCCACGTTGTGGAAGCCGGCGTGCGCAGCGATGTGCTCGTGCAGCTCAATGCCGCCAGCCGCAGCAGTCTCGACGCCATCCGCGCCCTGCCAGTGGCCTTCTCCAATGGTATGACCGTGCCCCTAGGCAGCGTGGCCTGGGTGGAGGAAGGTCTCGGCAACAACATCGTCAACCGGGAAGATGTCTCCCGCCTGATCGTTGTTTCCGCCAACGTGAGCGGTCGCGCTCTGGGTTCGGTGGTGCGCGATATCCAGCGTGCCGTGGCTCGCGAGGTTCGCCTGCCGCAGGGCTACGCGATCCGCTATGGCGGTCAGTTCGAATCAGAAGAACGTGCCACAGGCAGCCTGGTGCTCTACAGCCTGGTGGCGGCCGTGGTGATCACGTTGTTGATGATCACGGCCGTGAAATCACTGCCCGCCACTGTTGCGATCATGCTCAACCTGCCGCTGGCACTGGTGGGTGGTGTGGTGGCGGTGCTGCTCAGCGGAGCGGTGTTGTCGGTGGCATCGCTGATCGGCTTCATCACGTTATTTGGTGTGGCCGTGCGCAATGGATTGCTGCTGGTGGACAACTACAACCGCCGCCATGCCGCTGGTCAGCCCGTGCACACCGTGATTGAGGAGGGAAGCCTGGAGCGTCTCAACGCCATCTTGATGACGGCGCTGTCCTCGGCTCTGGGAACGCTTCCTCTGGCTGTGGCCTTTGGCGCCGGTAGTGAAATCCTCCAGCCGCTGGCGGTGGTGCTGCTCGGCGGCCTGATCACCTCCACCGCTCTCACCCTGCTGGTGATCCCGGCTCTCTATGCCCGTTTCGGTCGCTGGTTGCTCCCCACGCCGCAGCTGTCATCGCTCTCTTCAGACCTCTGA
- the rppA gene encoding two-component system response regulator RppA encodes MPLRILLVEDEPDLAEALVALLEQQGHVVDHCSDGLSAWTLLSGDLARYDLALVDWMLPQLSGVELCRRLRAAGFTVPVLLLTARDGTADRVEGLDAGADDYLSKPFAMEELLARVRALQRRHPGYREPQLQVGSYRLDPSRSELTVQAATGAVRVPLSAKELQLLTYFMEHSGDILSGSRLRNQLWDLHQDPVSNVVAAQVRLLRRKLADHGLPSPITTVPSRGYRFDPAATGSALQPT; translated from the coding sequence ATGCCCCTGCGGATCCTGTTGGTGGAAGACGAGCCGGATCTCGCTGAAGCCCTGGTCGCCCTTCTGGAGCAGCAGGGCCATGTGGTGGACCACTGCAGCGATGGCCTCTCCGCCTGGACTTTGCTCAGTGGTGATCTGGCGCGTTACGACCTGGCGCTTGTGGACTGGATGCTGCCGCAGCTCAGTGGTGTTGAGCTCTGCCGGCGCCTGCGCGCCGCAGGCTTCACCGTGCCTGTGTTGTTGTTGACGGCCCGCGATGGCACCGCCGACCGGGTGGAAGGACTCGATGCCGGAGCGGACGACTACCTGAGCAAGCCGTTCGCCATGGAGGAACTGCTCGCCCGGGTGCGTGCCTTGCAGCGCCGCCATCCGGGCTATCGCGAACCACAGCTGCAGGTTGGCAGCTACCGCCTGGATCCCTCCCGCAGCGAGCTGACGGTTCAGGCGGCAACTGGCGCGGTACGTGTGCCGCTCTCGGCCAAGGAATTGCAGCTGCTCACCTATTTCATGGAGCACTCCGGAGACATCCTCAGCGGTTCGCGCTTGCGCAACCAGCTCTGGGACCTGCATCAGGACCCGGTGAGCAATGTGGTGGCTGCGCAGGTGCGGCTGTTGCGCCGCAAGCTCGCCGATCACGGTCTGCCATCGCCGATCACCACCGTGCCCTCCCGCGGCTATCGCTTTGATCCAGCCGCCACGGGCAGCGCCTTGCAGCCGACCTGA